From a single Anomaloglossus baeobatrachus isolate aAnoBae1 chromosome 4, aAnoBae1.hap1, whole genome shotgun sequence genomic region:
- the CTC1 gene encoding CST complex subunit CTC1: METQGAQETSWLEAAERHIQEHLRGGEAEKELVTSVWLQCTRLPVSYSFTAISQLLALQRSPCVSLLGWGTEQFLQWSREGLGRRTESGGAPPTTLPRARLLLAGYITDLPDDGNREQDGNLYIQDASGCVPCEISQFDCSGLGSLYFFPCWTFIPTHQTGGYVEVLSPPIPVPKVHALVPVNSSLLTPVSAFLLLGDSSHPRGFRVAVIGKLSSVTSLVTIRSKTFFFFFLQHGKRTIPVIVHVPSKLFWFRVLAVGETYEVSSLSLSSLGGSPRRVFAVTSSSILALRPPLSPPFLSTPDMDNSEELTEPGESLAPDCGPQERVTGRRSKEAKTLTYKGVVTRVLNAPAGLYELDGALLLCTAYTQLQNGGRGMRVGARVEVCDSHLQQTPSPLFPSLVLSCCLRSRIQICDFSRLTAPCALFSGSGNLYLQLLFRYRLRLPEFLWACDVINKLQEKLCPRFVRQNCVTRAPSDGAQGPAEKLLFPTISTWPDGRRERDLQEEMVAEPHDCPLRQYSPLPPPWSLPPLSLVPSLVSSTQKLPGEESNRRLHWSHHSVRSRDLSPPQVLLGVLQASSSSGSLILKDQSSSLSCLVLPAPPISWISTSPPGPGFIFAPSQCCHLPHRSTW, translated from the exons ATGGAGACTCAGGGGGCTCAG GAAACCTCTTGGCTGGAGGCGGCGGAGAGACACATCCAGGAGCATCTGAGAGGGGGGGAAGCGGAGAAGGAGCTGGTCACGAGTGTGTGGCTACAGTGCACCCGCCTGCCGGTCAGCTACAG TTTCACCGCGATCTCGCAGCTCCTCGCCCTCCAGCGCTCGCCCTGCGTCTCTCTCCTGGGCTGGGGCACTGAGCAGTTCCTGCAGTGGAGCCGTGAGGGGTTGGGGCGCAGGACAGAATCCGGCGGTGCGCCCCCCACCACACTGCCCCGGGCACGTCTCCTCCTGGCGGGGTACATCACAGACCTCCCCGATGATGGGAACAGGGAGCAGGATGGCAACCTGTACATCCAAGACGCCAGCGGCTGCGTGCCCTGTGAG ATATCTCAGTTTGATTGCTCCGGTCTGGGCTCCCTGTACTTCTTCCCCTGCTGGACGTTTATTCCAACTCATCAAACAGGAGGCTACGTGGAGGTCCTCTCCCCCCCGATCCCCGTCCCCAAAGTCCACGCACTAGTCCCAGTAAATTCCTCACTTCTTACCCCGGTGTCGGCATTTCTACTTCTGGGTGACAG CAGTCACCCCCGTGGATTCCGAGTGGCCGTTATCGGTAAGCTGTCATCAGTCACGTCACTGGTCACCATCCGGAGCAAAaccttcttctttttcttccttcAACATGGAAAACGGACCATTCCTGTGATCGTACAT GTTCCCTCTAAGCTCTTCTGGTTTCGGGTGTTGGCAGTCGGGGAGACGTATGAAGTCTCCTCACTTTCCTTGTCCTCGCTCGGTGGGTCACCTCGGCGGGTGTTTGCAGTGACCTCCTCTTCCATTCTCGCCCTGCGCCCTCCACTTTCTCCTCCTTTTTTGTCTACTCCCGATATGGACAATTCAGAAGAACTGACAGAACCAGGTGAATCCTTGGCGCCGGACTGTGGCCCTCAGGAGCGAGTAACGGGGAGACGAAGTAAGGAAGCCAAGACTCTAACCTACAAG gGGGTGGTGACACGGGTGTTGAATGCCCCCGCGGGCCTGTACGAGCTGGATGGGGCGCTGCTCCTCTGCACGGCGTACACCCAGCTGCAGAACGGAGGGCGAGGAATGAGAGTTGGCGCCAGGGTGGAG GTCTGTGATTCCCACCTGCAGCAGACCCCCAGCCCCCTCTTCCCGTCACTCGTCCTTTCGTGCTGCCTCAGGAGCCGGATCCAAATCTGCGACTTCTCGCGCCTCACCGCGCCGTGTGCCTTGTTTTCCGGATCCGGGAACCTGTACCTCCAGCTCCTGTTCCGCTACCGCCTGCGGCTGCCGGAGTTCCTCTGGGCATGTGACGTCATCAACAAGCTGCAGGAGAA ATTGTGTCCACGTTTCGTCAGACAAAACTGTGTCACCCGAGCCCCCAGTGACGGAGCCCAAGGTCCGGCTGAGAAACTCCTGTTCCCCACCATATCCACATGGCCCGACGGCAGGCGAGAGCGGGACCTACAGGAAGAGATGGTGGCAGAGCCACACGACTGTCCTCTGCGGCAG TACTCTCCGCTGCCGCCTCCGTGGAGCCTCCCACCGCTCTCTCTGGTTCCCTCTTTGGTCTCCTCCACTCAGAAACTGCCGGGAGAGGAGTCAAATCGGCGTCTTCACTGGTCCCATCACTCCGTGCGATCCAGAGATCTGTCACCACCTCAG GTTCTTCTCGGGGTTCTTCAGGCCTCCTCTTCCTCCGGATCTCTTATTTTGAAGGATCAGTCGTCTTCTCTCTCCTGCTTGGTTTTGCCGGCTCCTCCAATCTCCTGGATTAGTACGTCTCCTCCCGGTCCGGGCTTCATCTTTGCTCCATCACAGTGTTGTCACCTCCCGCATCGGTCCACTTGGTGA